From Toxorhynchites rutilus septentrionalis strain SRP chromosome 2, ASM2978413v1, whole genome shotgun sequence, a single genomic window includes:
- the LOC129771208 gene encoding uncharacterized protein LOC129771208 — protein MSDDSDSEEIKKTLSIRDRKLDVMNRYVVAMKQTLEAISSDIQISRNSGRASRKICLPVENDAGLLELEEFSKLQQGEDALRERIRNESFKTLYDFLRNMVKLLFGRTCHFTWTGKSAHNAQYAKVARSASELHIIELLIEVAQEKFAVDKNRAETEFIRALHNFNESIALSRKRKNELSTIWKIKKNLVIKFKIQ, from the exons ATGTCCGATGATTCAGATTCTGAGGAAATCAAGAAAACTCTGAGCATCAGGG ATCGAAAGCTCGACGTGATGAATAGATACGTCGTTGCAATGAAACAAACGCTGGAAGCCATCAGTTCTGATATCCAGATCTCTAGAAATAGCGGAAGAGCCAGCAGAAAAATTTGCCTCCCAGTAGAAAATGATGCTGGACTACTGGAATTAGAAGAATTTTCGAAATTACAGCAGGGGGAAGATGCGCTGCGTGAGCGAATCCGTAATGAATCGTTCAAAACATTATacgattttctgagaaatatgGTGAAACTTCTCTTTGGAAGAACATGTCATTTCACCTGGACAGGAAAATCCGCACACAACGCACAATATGCTAAGGTAGCACGCAGCGCTTCAGAACTGCATATTATAGAACTTTTAATag AAGTCGCACAGGAAAAGTTCGCCGTGGATAAGAATCGCGCCGAAACAGAGTTCATCAGGGCTTTACATAATTTCAATGAAAGCATAGCTCTAAGTAGAAagcgtaaaaatgaattatccacaatatggaaaataaaaaaaaatttagttattaaatttaaaatacaataA
- the LOC129771611 gene encoding succinate dehydrogenase cytochrome b556 subunit-like: MAGIILRRTLLLNRNYAAPLYAVRFVTMKPVKSGDIPGESHDDRNARLKRPQSPHLTIYAPQLTSMLSITHRGTGFALAAYATLLAFAPLVLPYDATHYLTMLDHLNLPMLLALKFTLAYPFSFHTANGVRHLFWDLGMFLSDRDVTVTGYVMLVASGVMAVVLTVI, from the exons ATGGCTGGAATTATTTTGAG acGAACGCTGCTGCTAAATCGAAACTATGCCGCACCACTATACGCTGTACGATTCGTGACCATGAAACCCGTGAAGTCTGGTGATATTCCCGGAGAATCCCACGATGACCGAAATGCTCGTCTGAAGCGTCCACAGTCGCCCCATTTGACAATCTACGCTCCCCAACTGACGAGTATGCTCTCGATCACACATCGTGGCACTGGTTTCGCTCTTGCCGCTTACGCAACACTGCTGGCATTCGCACCTCTAGTGCTACCCTATGACGCAACCCATTACCTGACCATGCTGGACCATCTCAACCTACCGATGCTGTTGGCACTAAAATTCACTCTGGCCTATCCGTTCTCGTTTCACACAGCCAACGGAGTGCGTCATCTGTTCTGGGACCTGGGAATGTTCCTGAGCGATAGGGATGTCACTGTCACTGGTTACGTGATGCTGGTAGCGTCCGGTGTTATGGCCGTTGTGCTCACCGTTATCTAG